One region of Luteolibacter rhizosphaerae genomic DNA includes:
- a CDS encoding phosphate acyltransferase, translating into MSTSPFPGTNPFTEYQIQKLRAHPKRVVFTEGEDLRVLRAAQRLVDAEAAVPVLLGNRDAIRGLAAENGVSLKFVNVIEPAKSSDFGLFCQRFAKVERYRKLSAADPADVVSRPHYFGAMMVQYGQADALVGGNQTLPASLFRALLHTIQPLPTVPKMFGMMVLVAPHLQHFGENGILFLADCGLIPQPSVEQLAAITLETGKLAKHFLGREPRIALLSHSTKGSAGTEEARKMAAATALAVEKAKEAYLDFSIIGEVQADVALDPAAAEIKLPNAEKREAADVLVFPNLDAAHISLKLLQHCAGAINYGQILAGLARPCAQVPRTASEETIFGTAAAVAVEAIKYHQLYPDGEVEGATL; encoded by the coding sequence ATGTCGACCAGCCCTTTTCCAGGTACCAATCCGTTCACCGAGTATCAGATCCAGAAGCTGCGGGCTCATCCGAAGCGTGTCGTTTTCACCGAGGGTGAAGACCTGCGGGTGCTGAGGGCGGCGCAGCGGCTGGTGGATGCGGAGGCGGCCGTGCCGGTCCTGCTCGGGAACCGCGATGCAATCCGCGGGCTGGCTGCCGAGAACGGCGTGAGCCTGAAATTCGTGAACGTGATCGAGCCGGCGAAGTCCTCGGATTTCGGGCTCTTCTGCCAACGCTTCGCCAAGGTGGAGCGCTACCGCAAGCTGAGCGCGGCGGACCCGGCGGACGTGGTCTCGCGCCCGCATTACTTCGGTGCGATGATGGTCCAGTATGGTCAGGCGGACGCCTTGGTGGGCGGCAACCAGACCCTGCCGGCATCGCTCTTCCGCGCCCTGCTTCACACCATCCAACCCCTTCCGACGGTGCCGAAGATGTTCGGCATGATGGTGCTGGTCGCCCCGCACCTGCAGCACTTCGGTGAGAACGGTATCCTTTTCCTGGCGGATTGCGGCCTGATCCCGCAGCCGAGCGTCGAGCAGCTCGCTGCCATCACGCTGGAAACGGGTAAGCTGGCGAAGCACTTCCTAGGCCGCGAGCCGCGGATCGCGCTGCTGAGTCACTCGACCAAGGGGTCCGCCGGAACCGAGGAGGCCCGCAAGATGGCGGCCGCCACCGCGCTGGCGGTGGAGAAGGCGAAAGAGGCCTATCTGGATTTCTCGATCATCGGTGAAGTGCAGGCGGACGTGGCGCTGGATCCGGCCGCGGCGGAGATCAAACTGCCGAACGCCGAGAAGCGGGAGGCCGCGGACGTGCTGGTCTTCCCGAACCTCGATGCCGCACACATTTCCCTGAAGCTGCTCCAGCACTGCGCCGGGGCAATCAACTACGGCCAGATCCTGGCCGGGCTGGCGCGGCCCTGCGCGCAGGTCCCGCGGACCGCGAGCGAGGAAACCATCTTCGGCACGGCGGCAGCGGTGGCCGTGGAGGCGATCAAGTATCACCAGCTCTACCCCGATGGCGAGGTGGAGGGGGCGACGCTCTGA
- a CDS encoding fasciclin domain-containing protein, translated as MKNLLTTLAVSALAFSSATPLLAQNQGRKGPEMDKKETAGTKMNIVETASGMNNFTTLVAAVKAADLVDTLSGEGPFTVFAPTNEAFDKLPEGTVDDLMKPENKAKLQKILKFHVVPGKVMAADVKTMDASTAAGESAKVVVKDGVVTYGGQKVIKTDVTASNGVIHWIDGVAMPAK; from the coding sequence ATGAAGAACCTTCTTACCACCCTCGCCGTATCGGCTCTCGCCTTCTCAAGTGCCACTCCGCTTCTCGCCCAGAATCAAGGCAGGAAGGGACCAGAAATGGACAAAAAGGAAACTGCCGGTACGAAAATGAACATCGTCGAGACCGCATCGGGGATGAACAACTTCACGACGTTGGTCGCAGCCGTGAAGGCCGCCGACCTCGTGGATACCCTTTCGGGCGAAGGCCCGTTCACCGTCTTCGCGCCCACGAATGAGGCCTTCGACAAGCTGCCAGAAGGCACTGTGGATGATCTCATGAAGCCTGAGAACAAGGCCAAGCTGCAAAAGATCCTGAAGTTCCACGTTGTGCCAGGGAAGGTCATGGCTGCTGACGTGAAAACGATGGATGCCAGCACCGCCGCCGGCGAATCGGCAAAGGTCGTCGTGAAAGATGGCGTTGTCACCTATGGCGGCCAGAAAGTCATCAAGACGGATGTGACGGCAAGCAATGGCGTGATCCATTGGATCGATGGCGTCGCGATGCCCGCGAAGTAA
- a CDS encoding pyridoxine 5'-phosphate synthase, translated as MLLGVNIDHVATLRQARYALLPDSPNAEPSPLQAALDAQAGGADSITIHVRADRRHMQDRDAFEIRQGCPLPLNLEMGVTAEMTELALQLKPEFACLVPETREEVTTEGGLDVAGRLSEVKACVATLQQNGIRVSLFIDPDLHQIEAAAATGAEMVELHTGCFANATGAALESEIARLKAGAIAGQVAGIQVNAGHGINYLNLRLLDAVPHLTELNIGHSIVSRAMRVGFTQAVAEMKALMAVYPES; from the coding sequence ATGCTTCTCGGGGTCAATATCGATCACGTCGCCACGCTGCGGCAGGCGCGCTACGCTCTGCTGCCGGATTCGCCGAATGCCGAGCCTTCGCCCTTGCAGGCAGCGCTCGATGCACAGGCGGGAGGGGCGGACTCCATCACGATCCACGTGCGGGCGGATCGCCGCCACATGCAGGACCGGGATGCCTTTGAAATCCGCCAAGGCTGTCCGCTGCCCCTAAACTTGGAAATGGGTGTGACAGCGGAGATGACGGAGCTTGCTCTCCAGTTGAAGCCGGAATTCGCCTGCTTGGTGCCGGAGACTCGCGAGGAGGTTACAACCGAGGGTGGTCTGGATGTTGCCGGCCGCTTGTCGGAGGTGAAGGCCTGCGTGGCCACGCTGCAGCAGAACGGTATTCGCGTGTCCCTCTTCATCGATCCGGACCTGCATCAGATCGAGGCTGCGGCGGCCACCGGGGCGGAGATGGTCGAGCTGCATACCGGTTGCTTTGCTAACGCGACAGGGGCGGCGCTTGAGTCCGAAATCGCCCGCCTGAAGGCGGGCGCGATCGCCGGTCAGGTGGCCGGGATCCAAGTAAACGCGGGGCACGGAATCAATTACCTGAACCTGCGTCTGCTGGATGCGGTCCCGCATCTCACCGAGCTGAACATCGGGCACAGCATCGTTTCGCGGGCCATGCGGGTGGGATTCACCCAGGCGGTGGCGGAAATGAAGGCGCTGATGGCCGTCTATCCGGAGTCCTAG
- a CDS encoding histidinol-phosphatase HisJ family protein: protein MPADYHTHTPLCRHATGNPEEYVAAAIAAGLTEYGISDHAPARPEPFDDWRMLESELPEYFEWIDRARAAAGTLPIRAGMECDWLPGCESWIEELSGRYPWDYLIGSVHYLGTWDFDNPKWLGRWAESDVDQVWTLYWEAYADMARSRLFDILGHPDLVKKFSHRPAGDLDRFYEPAIAAIAASGCAIELNTAGWHKPCAEAYPHPRFLKLAHQAGVPLVISSDSHAPTEVARDFPQAIAWARSAGYRQTLLFKRRNRSIESID, encoded by the coding sequence GTGCCTGCTGACTACCACACCCACACCCCGCTCTGCCGCCACGCCACCGGCAACCCGGAAGAATACGTCGCCGCCGCCATCGCTGCGGGCCTCACGGAGTACGGCATCTCCGACCACGCTCCGGCCCGCCCCGAGCCCTTCGATGACTGGCGGATGCTCGAATCCGAGCTCCCGGAGTATTTCGAGTGGATCGACCGCGCTCGCGCCGCCGCCGGCACCCTTCCGATCCGCGCCGGCATGGAGTGTGACTGGCTCCCCGGCTGCGAATCCTGGATCGAGGAACTCTCCGGGCGCTACCCTTGGGACTACCTGATCGGCTCGGTCCACTACCTCGGCACCTGGGACTTCGATAATCCCAAATGGCTCGGCCGCTGGGCGGAGTCCGATGTCGACCAAGTCTGGACCCTCTACTGGGAGGCCTATGCCGACATGGCCCGCAGCCGCCTCTTCGACATCCTCGGCCATCCGGACCTCGTGAAGAAGTTCTCCCACCGGCCCGCCGGGGATCTCGACCGCTTCTACGAACCCGCCATCGCCGCCATCGCCGCGTCCGGCTGCGCCATCGAACTGAACACAGCCGGCTGGCACAAGCCCTGCGCCGAAGCCTACCCCCACCCCCGCTTCCTGAAACTGGCGCATCAGGCAGGGGTGCCTCTCGTCATCTCCTCCGACTCCCACGCTCCCACCGAAGTCGCCCGCGATTTCCCCCAAGCCATTGCTTGGGCCCGCTCCGCAGGCTACCGTCAGACGCTTCTCTTCAAACGACGCAATCGATCGATTGAATCGATTGATTGA
- a CDS encoding nuclease-related domain-containing protein: protein MILFAAFAIVILMVATSLVGVLVGLRPRRSKGEDGELYVARDLRDLDPFAYRVFHDLYLPRPDGRGTTQVDHIVVSRFGIFVIETKNYAGWIFGGARQKMWTQSIFGRNTQFPNPLHQNHLHVLALQGFLGLPLRNFHSIVFFLDGDFRTEMPENVLCSDLCGWIGARQMPLMSEELLRDTVRKVEELVRVTNRGSAKVIHMEGLKAIHLPAEQPMVVQLHIAGNGQVVQPPPLPQSPWGPSQQRGELGLAVAERAPVSAG, encoded by the coding sequence GTGATCCTATTCGCCGCTTTCGCGATCGTGATCCTGATGGTGGCCACCAGCCTCGTCGGGGTTCTGGTCGGGCTGCGCCCGCGAAGATCAAAAGGTGAAGACGGAGAACTGTATGTGGCCAGGGATCTGAGGGATCTTGATCCTTTCGCCTACCGGGTCTTCCACGATCTTTATCTACCCCGGCCGGATGGGAGAGGGACGACCCAGGTCGACCACATCGTGGTGTCCCGTTTCGGCATCTTCGTGATCGAGACGAAGAACTATGCCGGTTGGATTTTCGGTGGTGCCCGTCAGAAGATGTGGACCCAATCGATCTTCGGCCGGAATACCCAGTTTCCGAACCCGCTGCACCAGAATCACCTGCACGTTCTGGCCTTGCAGGGTTTTCTGGGATTGCCGCTGCGAAACTTCCATTCGATCGTCTTTTTCTTGGATGGCGATTTCCGAACGGAGATGCCGGAGAATGTCTTGTGCAGCGACCTCTGCGGGTGGATCGGAGCGCGGCAGATGCCGCTGATGTCGGAGGAATTGCTCCGGGATACCGTGCGCAAAGTGGAGGAACTCGTGAGAGTGACCAACCGTGGCTCGGCCAAGGTTATCCATATGGAAGGGCTCAAGGCGATCCACTTGCCCGCGGAGCAGCCGATGGTCGTGCAACTGCACATCGCGGGAAATGGACAGGTGGTTCAGCCGCCGCCGCTTCCCCAGTCTCCTTGGGGACCTTCCCAGCAGAGAGGCGAGCTAGGGCTGGCTGTCGCGGAGCGTGCTCCGGTGTCGGCGGGATGA
- the purH gene encoding bifunctional phosphoribosylaminoimidazolecarboxamide formyltransferase/IMP cyclohydrolase — MPIARALLSVSDKSGLAEFAKQLHEQGVELLSTGGTAKALREAGLPVMDVSEFTGAPELFEGRVKTLHPKVHGGLLHKRDDKEHLAQAKEHNIPPIDLVVVNLYPFEQTVARPDVTLADAIENIDIGGPSMLRSAAKNYASVTVVTDPADYARVIEEMKEHGGNTTIGFREQLAVKVFLRTSQYDAAISNYLGQCGQGSRSNFIVSLPLEMELRYGDNPHQKSALYGDFKSCFSQLQGKELSYTNILDIEAAADLILDFVRPTIGILKHTNPCGVGQDDDDLRVAWQKAFETDRQAPFGGVIVCNRPLTEGVARIISEIFTDVIIAPDYEPEARAVLQKKKNLRIMKMNDAYLVAKRAPVIRSCPGGLMVMDRDHTALGLDNLEAKVVTKRPPTEEEMRAMRFAWRVVKHVKSNAIVYAKSDRTLGIGAGQMSRVDSSRIAVWKAKEAGLELKGSVIASDAMFPFADGLQAAIEAGATACIQPGGSMRDEEVIAAADAAGLAMIFTGHRHFRH, encoded by the coding sequence CCGGCCTGGCCGAGTTTGCCAAGCAGCTTCACGAGCAGGGGGTGGAACTCCTCTCGACCGGTGGCACCGCCAAGGCCCTGCGTGAAGCGGGTCTCCCGGTGATGGACGTTTCCGAATTCACCGGCGCTCCGGAACTTTTCGAAGGCCGGGTGAAGACGCTCCACCCGAAGGTCCACGGCGGCCTGCTGCATAAGCGCGATGACAAGGAGCACTTGGCCCAAGCCAAGGAGCACAACATCCCGCCGATCGATCTGGTGGTGGTGAATCTCTATCCCTTCGAGCAGACGGTCGCCCGTCCGGACGTGACGCTCGCGGATGCGATTGAGAACATCGATATCGGCGGCCCTTCCATGCTGCGCAGCGCGGCCAAGAACTACGCCAGCGTGACCGTGGTCACCGACCCGGCGGACTATGCGCGCGTGATCGAGGAGATGAAGGAGCACGGTGGCAACACGACCATCGGCTTCCGCGAGCAACTGGCCGTGAAGGTCTTCCTTCGCACCTCGCAGTATGATGCGGCGATCTCCAATTACCTCGGCCAGTGTGGCCAGGGCTCCCGCTCGAACTTCATCGTCAGCCTGCCACTGGAGATGGAACTCCGCTACGGTGACAACCCGCACCAGAAGTCCGCGCTCTATGGCGACTTCAAGAGCTGCTTCTCCCAACTGCAGGGTAAGGAGCTGAGCTACACCAACATTCTCGATATCGAAGCAGCCGCGGACCTGATCCTGGACTTCGTGCGCCCGACCATCGGTATCCTCAAGCACACCAACCCCTGTGGCGTCGGCCAAGATGACGACGATCTGCGCGTGGCTTGGCAAAAGGCCTTCGAGACCGACCGTCAGGCTCCCTTCGGTGGTGTGATCGTCTGCAACCGCCCGCTCACGGAAGGCGTGGCACGGATCATCTCCGAAATCTTCACTGACGTGATCATCGCTCCGGACTACGAACCGGAGGCCCGTGCGGTGCTTCAGAAAAAGAAGAACCTGCGGATCATGAAGATGAACGACGCCTATCTCGTGGCGAAGCGCGCTCCGGTGATCCGCTCCTGTCCGGGAGGCCTGATGGTCATGGATCGCGACCACACCGCGCTCGGTCTCGATAACCTTGAAGCCAAGGTGGTGACCAAGCGTCCGCCGACGGAGGAGGAAATGCGCGCCATGCGCTTTGCCTGGCGCGTGGTGAAGCACGTGAAGTCGAACGCCATCGTTTACGCCAAGTCCGACCGCACCCTCGGCATCGGAGCCGGCCAGATGAGCCGGGTCGATAGTTCGCGCATCGCGGTGTGGAAGGCGAAGGAAGCAGGGCTCGAGCTCAAAGGTTCGGTGATCGCTTCGGACGCCATGTTCCCCTTCGCGGATGGTCTTCAGGCCGCGATCGAAGCGGGTGCCACGGCTTGCATCCAGCCCGGCGGCTCGATGCGCGACGAGGAAGTCATCGCCGCCGCGGATGCCGCGGGTCTCGCGATGATCTTCACCGGTCACCGTCACTTCAGGCACTAG
- a CDS encoding diflavin oxidoreductase, with amino-acid sequence MSSFIQIPEDAPFSAEQRVWLGQFLSNLLAGAATSAAAAPAGPAVPVTIIWGSQTGNSEGLAKKLVKTLKKGNFEPEVFDMGAYDRARLPQEKHLLVITSTYGDGEPPDNAAELYNWILSDAAPRLEGVQFSVLALGDTNYPDFCKCGIDFDTRLEQLGASRIFQRVDSDVDYDGPFKQWSEGIFSVLAPAGAPSSNGAAAVEQVETGFSKKNPFPSAIVTNYNLNGEGEKQTHHIALSLDGSGLEYEVGDALGVFPENPASVVDEILAALPFNTKTSVPLPDGGEADLREALIRNYDIGNLNKSLIQKWQAKSGSPFLRSLVQADDKKSWDDFCWGRDLIDLVVDHPADFTDAEDFVGVLKKLQPRLYSIASSPKAHPGEVHLCVGIVRYNTYGRKRGGICSTFLSDRAEGLKPGVFVHVNKAFRLPENGDTPVIMVGPGTGIAPFRAFLEERKISGAKGGNWLFFGNPYSATDYLYGEELAAFQKEGYLQRLDLAWSRDQKEKVYVQNLMIQQGAELWKWFQDGAAFYVCGDASRMAKDVDAALHTIAEEHGGLSKDDAAAFVNQLKKDKRYLRDVY; translated from the coding sequence ATGTCCTCTTTTATCCAGATCCCCGAAGACGCACCCTTTTCCGCCGAACAGCGCGTTTGGCTCGGACAATTCCTTTCCAATCTTCTGGCTGGCGCCGCCACCTCCGCTGCTGCGGCTCCGGCAGGCCCGGCGGTCCCGGTGACCATCATCTGGGGTTCCCAGACCGGAAATTCGGAAGGTCTGGCCAAGAAACTGGTGAAGACGCTGAAGAAGGGGAACTTCGAGCCGGAAGTCTTCGACATGGGCGCCTACGACCGCGCCCGCCTGCCGCAGGAGAAGCACCTGCTGGTGATCACTTCCACCTACGGCGACGGCGAACCGCCGGACAATGCGGCGGAACTCTACAACTGGATCCTCAGCGATGCGGCGCCGCGCTTGGAAGGCGTGCAGTTCTCGGTGCTGGCGCTGGGCGACACCAACTACCCGGACTTCTGCAAGTGCGGGATCGATTTCGACACCCGCCTCGAACAGCTCGGCGCGAGCCGGATCTTCCAGCGCGTCGATAGCGACGTTGATTACGACGGTCCCTTCAAGCAGTGGTCGGAAGGTATCTTCTCGGTGCTGGCTCCGGCCGGTGCGCCGTCCTCGAACGGGGCGGCTGCGGTCGAGCAAGTGGAGACCGGCTTCTCGAAGAAGAACCCGTTCCCCTCGGCGATCGTTACCAACTACAATCTGAACGGGGAAGGAGAGAAGCAGACGCATCACATCGCGCTCTCGCTCGATGGCTCCGGGCTGGAATACGAAGTGGGCGATGCACTCGGTGTCTTTCCAGAGAATCCGGCGAGCGTGGTGGACGAGATCCTGGCGGCGCTGCCCTTCAACACGAAGACCAGCGTGCCGCTGCCGGACGGTGGCGAGGCCGACCTGCGCGAGGCCCTGATCCGCAACTACGACATCGGCAACCTGAACAAGTCTCTGATCCAGAAGTGGCAGGCCAAGAGCGGCTCGCCCTTCCTGCGCTCCCTGGTGCAGGCGGATGACAAGAAGTCCTGGGATGACTTCTGCTGGGGTCGCGACCTGATCGACCTGGTGGTGGATCACCCTGCCGACTTCACCGATGCGGAAGACTTCGTGGGCGTGCTGAAGAAGCTCCAACCGCGTCTCTACTCGATCGCCTCGAGCCCGAAGGCTCATCCGGGCGAGGTGCATCTCTGCGTCGGGATCGTCCGCTACAACACCTACGGCCGCAAGCGCGGCGGGATTTGTTCGACCTTCCTTTCCGATCGCGCGGAAGGCCTGAAGCCGGGCGTGTTTGTGCACGTGAACAAGGCTTTCCGCCTGCCGGAGAATGGCGACACGCCGGTGATCATGGTCGGCCCGGGCACCGGGATCGCGCCCTTCCGCGCCTTCCTCGAGGAACGTAAGATCAGCGGGGCCAAGGGCGGCAACTGGCTCTTCTTCGGCAATCCCTACAGCGCGACCGACTATCTCTACGGTGAAGAGCTGGCCGCCTTCCAGAAGGAGGGCTACCTGCAGCGCCTCGACCTCGCCTGGTCCCGCGACCAGAAGGAGAAGGTGTATGTGCAGAACCTGATGATCCAGCAGGGCGCAGAGCTCTGGAAGTGGTTCCAGGATGGCGCGGCCTTCTACGTCTGCGGCGATGCCTCGCGCATGGCGAAGGATGTGGATGCGGCGCTGCACACGATCGCGGAGGAGCACGGCGGCCTGTCGAAGGACGATGCCGCGGCCTTCGTGAACCAACTCAAGAAGGACAAGCGCTACCTGCGCGACGTTTACTGA